From the genome of Pseudomonas mohnii:
CTTGATGTGACCGTGCTGACTGACCGTACCCAGACCATCCGTGCCTCGGTCAAGGACGTGCAGCACGAGTTGCTGATCGCCATCGCGCTGGTGGTGATGGTGACGTTCCTGTTCCTGCGTCGCGCAAGCGCCACGATTATTCCGTCGGTGGCCGTGCCGCTGTCGCTGATCGGCACCTTTGGCGTGATGTACCTCGCGGGCTTCTCCGTCAACAACCTGACCCTGATGGCCCTGACCATCGCCACCGGTTTCGTGGTGGACGATGCGATCGTCATGCTGGAGAACATTTCCCGATTTATCGAAGAGGGCGACAGTCCGCTGAATGCGGCGCTCAAGGGCGCCAAGCAGATCGGCTTCACCCTGATTTCCCTGACCCTGTCGTTGATCGCGGTGTTGATCCCGCTGCTGTTCATGGCGGACGTGGTGGGGCGGTTGTTCCGCGAGTTCGCCATCACCCTGTCGGTGGCGATCCTGATTTCCCTGGTGGTGTCCCTGACCCTGACGCCGATGATGTGCGCGCGACTGCTCAAGCGGGAACCCAGGGAAGAAGAACAAGGCCGTTTCTATCGCGCCAGTGGCGCGTTCATCGACTGGATGATCGCGGCCTACGGGCGCAAATTGCAGTGGGTGCTCAAGCACCAGCCGCTGACCCTGTTGGTGGCCATCGCCACCCTGGCGCTGACGGTAGTGCTGTACATGGTCGTGCCCAAGGGTTTCTTTCCGGTACAGGACACCGGGGTGATCCAGGGGATTTCCGAGGCGCCGCAGTCGATTTCCTTTGCCGCGATGAGCGAACGTCAACAGGAACTGGCCAAGGTGATCCTGGCCGATCCGGCGGTTGAAAGCCTGTCGTCCTATATCGGCGTCGATGGCGACAACTCGACGCTCAACAGCGGTCGGTTGCTGATCAATCTCAAGTCCCACAGCGAGCGCGACCTGAGCGCAATGGCAGTGATTGCCCGGCTGCAACCGGAACTGGACAAACTGGTCGGCATTCGCCTGTTCATGCAGCCGGTGCAGGATTTGACCATCGAGGATCGTGTCAGCCGGACGCAATATCAGTTCAGCATGTCGTCGCCGGACTCCGAACTGCTCAGCCTGTGGAGCGGGCGGCTGGTCGAGGCCCTGGCGCAACGGCCGGAGCTGACAGACGTCGCCAGTGATCTGCAGGACAAGGGCTTGCAGGTCTATATGGTGATCGACCGGGATGCGGCGTCGCGGGTTGGGGTCTCGGTGTCGAACATCACCGATGCACTGTACGACGCCTTCGGCCAGCGGCAGATTTCCACCATCTATACCCAGGCCAGCCAATACCGTGTGGTGCTGCAATCGCAGTCCGGGGAGAAGATCGGCCCGCAGGCGCTGCAGCAGATCCACGTCAAGACCACCGATGGCGGTCAGGTGCGTTTGTCCAGCCTGGCGCACATCGAAGAGCGACAGGCGCAACTGGCGATCACCCATATCGGCCAGTTCCCGGCGGTGATGATGTCGTTCAACCTCGCGCCCGGCGTGGCGCTGGGGCATGCGGTGCAGATCATCGAACAGGTGCAGAAGGACATCGGCATGCCGATTGGCGTGCAGACCCAGTTCCAAGGCGCGGCCCAGGCTTTCCAGGCGTCGCTGTCGAGTACCTTGCTGCTGATTCTGGCGGCGGTCGTGACCATGTACATCGTGTTGGGCGTGCTGTACGAAAGCTACATTCACCCCATTACCATTCTCTCGACCTTGCCCTCGGCGGCGGTCGGCGCGTTACTGGCGTTGATCCTCAGCGGCAATGACCTGGGCATGATCGCGATCATCGGCATCATCCTGCTGATCGGCATCGTGAAGAAGAACGCGATCATGATGATCGACTTCGCCCTGGACGCCGAGCGTAATCAGGGCATGGACCCGGAAACGGCGATCTATCAAGCGGCCTTGCTGCGCTTCCGGCCTATCCTGATGACCACCCTGGCGGCCCTGTTTGGTGCGGTGCCCCTGATGTTGGCCACCGGTTCGGGGGCGGAATTGCGCCAGCCGCTAGGCCTGGTGATGGTGGGCGGTTTGCTGGTCAGTCAGGTGCTGACGCTGTTCACCACGCCGGTAATCTACCTGTACTTCGATCGCCTGGGTCGGCGCTGGGGCCGCAAGCCTGAATCCGTGGAAGCGGTAGAGCAGCCATGAACCTTTCCGGTCCTTTCATCAAGCGTCCGGTCGCGACCATGTTGCTGAGCCTGGCGATCATGCTGCTGGGCGGTGTCAGCTTCGGCCTGTTGCCGGTGTCTCCGCTGCCACAAATGGACTTTCCGGTGATCGTGGTGCAGGCCAGCCTGCCTGGTGCAAGCCCGGAGGTCATGGCGTCCACCGTGGCCACGCCGCTTGAGCGTTCCTTCGGCGCCATCGCCGGGGTCAACACCATGAGCAGTCGCTCCAGCCAGGGCTCGACACGGGTGATCCTGCAATTCGACCTCGACCGCGACATCAACGGCGCGGCGCGGGAGGTGCAGGCGGCGATCAACGCCTCGCGTAACTTGTTGCCCAGCGGTATGCGCAGCATGCCGACCTACAAGAAGGTCAACCCGTCCCAAGCGCCGATCATGGTGCTGTCGCTGACCTCGGACGTGCTGGAAAAGGGCCAGCTCTACGACCTGGCTTCGACCATCCTGTCCCAGAGCCTGTCCCAGGTGCAGGGGGTCGGCGAGGTCCAGATCGGCGGCAGTTCGCTGCCGGCGGTGCGCATCGAACTCGAACCCCAGGCGCTCAATCAGTACGGCGTGGCGCTGGACGATGTGCGCAACACCATCGCTAATGCCAACGTGCGCCGGCCCAAGGGCTCGGTGGAGGACAGCCAGCGCCTGTGGCAGGTCCAGGCCAACGATCAACTGGAGAAAGCCAAGGACTACGAATCGCTGATCATTCACTACGCCGACGGTGCAGCCTTGCGCCTGAAGGATGTGGCCAAGGTCAGCGACGGCGTCGAAGACCGCTACAACAGCGGGTTCTTCAACAACGATTCGGCGGTATTGCTGGTCATCAACCGGCAGGCCGGCGCCAACATCATCGAGACGGTCAACGAGATCAAGGCCCAATTGCCGGCGTTGCAGGCGGTGCTTCCGGCCAGCGTCAAACTGAACCTGGCCATGGACCGCTCGCCGGTGATCAAGGCCACACTGCACGAAGCGGAAATGACCCTGTTGATCGCCGTGGCCCTGGTGATTCTGGTGGTGTTCCTGTTTCTCGGTAACTTTCGTGCGTCGCTGATTCCGACGCTGGCGGTGCCGGTGTCACTGGTCGGCACCTTCGCGGTGATGTACCTCTATGGCTTCTCGTTGAACAACCTGTCGCTGATGGCGCTGATTCTGGCCACCGGGTTGGTGGTGGACGATGCCATCGTGGTGCTGGAGAACATTTCCCGGCACATCGACGAAGGTGTGCCGCCGATGAAGGCCGCGTACCTCGGTGCCCAGGAAGTCGGTTTCACACTGCTGTCGATGAACGTGTCGCTGGTGGCGGTGTTCCTGTCGATCCTGTTCATGGGCGGGATCATCGAAAGCCTGTTTCGCGAGTTCTCGATCACCCTGGCGGCGTCGATCGTGGTCTCGCTGGTGGTCTCGCTGACACTCACGCCGATGCTTTGCGCGCGCTGGCTCAAGCCCCATGTGCCGGGCCAGGAGAACCGCTTGCAGCGCTGGAGCCGGCAGGCCAACGAATGGCTGGTCGGAAAATACGCGACGAGCCTCGACTGGGTGCTGCGTCATCGGCGGTTGACCTTGTTGAGTCTATTGGTGACCGTTGGCGTCAACGTTGCCCTGTACGTGGTCGTGCCGAAAACCCTCATGCCGCAACAGGACACCGGCCAGTTGATCGGTTTTGTGCGCGGCGATGACGGCCTGTCGTTCAGCGTGATGCAGCCGAAAATGGAGACCTTCCGCCGCGCTGTGCTCAAGGACGAAGCCGTGGAAAGCGTCGCCGGTTTCATCGGTGGCACCAACGGCACCAATAACGCCTTCATGCTGGTGCGTCTGAAACCGATCAAGGAACGCAATATTTCGGCGCAGAAAGTCATCGAACGTCTACGCAAGGAAATGCCCAAGGTCGCCGGGGCGCAACTGATGCTGATGGCCGACCAGGACCTGCAATTCGGTGGTGGTCGTGAACAGACCACGTCGCAGTACTCCTACATTTTGCAAAGCGCTGATCTTGGCGAGTTGCGCGAGTGGTATCCGAAAGTCGTCACGGCGCTGAGGGCCCTGCCGGAGCTGACCGCGATTGACGCCCGTGAAGGCCGTGGCGCCCAACAAGTGACCTTGATTGTCGACCGCGACCAGGCCAAACGCCTGGGGGTCGACATGAATATGGTCACGGCGGTGCTGAACAACGCCTACAGTCAGCGGCAGATTTCCACCATCTATGACAGCCTCAACCAGTACCAGGTGGTGATGGAGGTCAATCCGAAATACGCCCAGGACCCGATCACCCTCAAGCAGGTTCAGGTGATTACCGCTGCGGGTGCGCGGATTCCGTTGTCGACCATCGCTCACTACGAAAACAGCCTGGAAGATGACCGGGTCAGTCACGAAGGCCAGTTCGCTTCCGAAAGCATCTCCTTTGACATGGCCGAAGGGGTCACGGTGGAGCAGGGCACGGCGGCCATCGAGCGAGCGATTGCCAGGCTGGGGATGCCGGAAGACGTGATCGTGAAAATGGCCGGCACCGCGGATGCCTTTGCCGCCACCCAGAAGAGCCAGCCGTTCATGATCCTTGGCGCGCTGGTGGCGGTGTACCTGGTATTGGGTGTGCTGTATGAAAGCTACATCCATCCGTTGACCATTCTGTCGACCTTGCCCTCGGCCGGGGTCGGCGCGTTGCTGTCGATCTATGCCCTGGGCGGGGAGTTCAGCCTGATCTCGTTGCTGGGCCTGTTCCTGCTGATCGGCGTGGTCAAGAAAAACGCCATCCTGATGATCGACCTGGCCCTGCAACTCGAACGCCAGCAAGGCATGGCGCCGCTGGAGTCGATCCGCAACGCCTGTTTGCAACGTTTACGGCCGATTCTGATGACTACACTGGCGGCGATCCTCGGAGCCTTGCCATTGTTGCTCAGTCGTGCCGAAGGGGCGGAAATGCGTCAGCCACTGGGCCTGACCATTATCGGCGGGCTGATCTTCAGTCAGGTACTGACCCTTTACACCACCCCGGTGGTTTACCTCTATCTCGATAAGCTGCGCCATCGCTTCAACCATTGGCGTGGGGTGCGTACCGATGCTGCTCTGGAAACTCCGCTATGACTGACCGTTCGCTTTACAACCTGACTGCACCGATGATCGCGGCTCGAGGCTCGCGTTTGTTGAGCCTGTCGCTGTGCGTGGCGATGCTCAGTGCCTGCGCCGTCGGCCCCGATTACCAGCGCCCGCAAACCGCCTCGCCTGCGCAGTACAAGGAAGCCGCCGGCTGGCGTCAGGCCAATCCCAGCGATTCGCTGGCGCGCGGCGCGTGGTGGGAGTTGTACGGTGATCGGCAACTCAATGGGCTGGTCGAGAAACTCAATGCGTCCAACCAGACCGTGGCCCAGTCCGAAGCCCAGTATCGCCAGGCCCAGGCCCTGGTGCGCAGCGCACGAGGCGCGTTTTTCCCGACGGTGGACCTGACCGTCGGCAAGAACCGCTCAAGCCAGGGCACCGGCAGCAGCAACTCCAGCCTGACCAGTTCTTCCAGCGGCATTCGCGACACCTACACCGCCCAGGCGGGCGTGAGTTGGGAAGCGGATGTCTGGGGCAAACTGCGCCGTGGCCTGGAAGCCGACACCGCCAACGCCGAGGCCAGTTTTGCCGATCTGGCGGCGATGCGCCTGAGCCAGCAGTCGGAACTGGTGCAGAACTACCTGCAATTGCGCGTGATCGATGAGCAGAAACGTCTGCTGGAAGCGACCGTCGAGGCCTATCAGCGTTCGCTGAAAATGACCGAGAACCAGTACCGCGCCGGGGTTTCCGGCAAGGACGCGGTGGCTCAGGCGCAGACGCAACTCAAGGGTACCGAGGCCGACATGGTCGATCTGATCTGGCAGCGCGCCCAGTTCGAAAACGCCATTGCCGTACTCGTCGGTCTGCCGCCCGCCGAGTTCAGTCTGGTGGAAATCAACAGCATCCCGGCATTGCCGCAAGTGCCACTGAGCCTGCCTTCGCAATTGCTTGAACGGCGCCCGGACATTGCCTCCGCCGAGCGTTCGGTCATGGCTGCCAACGCCAACATCGGTGTGGCCAAGGCGGCCTATTACCCGGACCTGACGCTGAGCCTGAATGGCGGTTACAGCAGCAGCACGTACTCCAATTGGATCAGCCTGCCTAACCGCTTCTGGTCGGTCGGCCCTCAACTGGCCATGACCTTGTTCGACGGTGGCCAGCGTTCGGCGGAAGTGGACCGCAGCGAAGCGGCCTACGATGAAACCGTGGCCAAGTACCGCCAGACGGTGCTCGACGGTTTCCGTGAAGTGGAAAATTACCTGGTTCAACTCAAGGTGCTGCAAGACGAAGCGGTCGTGCGTCAGCAGGCACTGGATGCGGCCCGTGAGTCGTTGCGTTTGACCCAGAACCAATACAAGGCCGGGTTGATCGCGTACATCGATGTGGTGGTGACCCAGGCGGCGGCCCTGAACAATGAGCGCAGCAACCTGAGCCTGCTGCAAAGTCGTTTGATTGCCAGCGTGCAGTTGATTGCGGCGTTGGGTGGCGGCTGGGATGGCCAACTGCAGGTCAGCGACAATTTGTAGGCGCTGGCTTGCCAGCCACGGCATGGTGTCAGGCGCCATCCATTTTGAATCGGCTGCCCCCCTCGTCGGGACGCCGCCCGGACCCGGCTCGCTCCCACAGGTTTCTGCGCCCCACCCAATCACTGTGGGCGCTGAGCGCAGTTAAGGTGAAACCTTAAAACAAGCGTTTCATCGGACTGCTGGCCTTTTGCTAATTTTGTGAGTGCGTTCTCAATTGGAATCAGTACAATCGCCGGATTTGCCCTGCCGAGAATGAATTCCATTACGGAGGGTGTTGGCGAGAAGTCTCATGCTTATCGGCAGTTATTCCCCCACCCTGGTTTTCATCTCCCTTAGTGTCGCGATTCTCGCTTCGTACACGGCCCTCGACTTGAGCGGACGCATTGCCACGGCCAAGGGCCGGGCCGTGCATTTATGGACGGCGGGTGGTGCTTTTGCCATGGGCATTGGCGTGTGGTCGATGCATTTCATCGGCATGCTCGCGTTCAAGTTGCCCATCGACCTGGGCTACGACCTCACCTTGACGCTGTTGTCGCTGTTGATCGGCATCCTGTCTTGCGGCTTTGCCCTGTGGCTGGTCAGTCAGCCGCAACTGCCGGCCTGGCAATTGGCTTTCGGCGCACTGGCGATGGGGACCGGGATCAGTGCCATGCATTACACCGGCATGGCGGCCATGCGCATGCAGCCTGGTATCGATTACGACCCGACGCTGTTCAGTGCATCGCTGCTGATCGCGGCGGGCGCCTCCGGCGCGGCGCTATGGATCGC
Proteins encoded in this window:
- a CDS encoding MdtB/MuxB family multidrug efflux RND transporter permease subunit; translated protein: MNLSRLFILRPVATTLSMLAIVLAGVIAYRLLPVSALPQVDYPTIRVMTLYPGASPDVMTSAVTAPLERQFGQMPGLTQMASTSSGGASVLTLRFSLDINMDVAEQQVQAAINAATNLLPKDLPAPPVYNKVNPADTPVLTLAITSKTMLLPKLNDLVDTRMAQKIAQISGVGMVSIAGGQRQAVRIKVNPEALAANGLNLSDVRTLIGASNVNQPKGNFDGPTRVSMLDANDQLTSPKDYANLILAYANGAPLRLKDVAEIVDGAENERLAAWANENQAVLLNIQRQPGANVIEVVDRIKALLPSITDNLPAGLDVTVLTDRTQTIRASVKDVQHELLIAIALVVMVTFLFLRRASATIIPSVAVPLSLIGTFGVMYLAGFSVNNLTLMALTIATGFVVDDAIVMLENISRFIEEGDSPLNAALKGAKQIGFTLISLTLSLIAVLIPLLFMADVVGRLFREFAITLSVAILISLVVSLTLTPMMCARLLKREPREEEQGRFYRASGAFIDWMIAAYGRKLQWVLKHQPLTLLVAIATLALTVVLYMVVPKGFFPVQDTGVIQGISEAPQSISFAAMSERQQELAKVILADPAVESLSSYIGVDGDNSTLNSGRLLINLKSHSERDLSAMAVIARLQPELDKLVGIRLFMQPVQDLTIEDRVSRTQYQFSMSSPDSELLSLWSGRLVEALAQRPELTDVASDLQDKGLQVYMVIDRDAASRVGVSVSNITDALYDAFGQRQISTIYTQASQYRVVLQSQSGEKIGPQALQQIHVKTTDGGQVRLSSLAHIEERQAQLAITHIGQFPAVMMSFNLAPGVALGHAVQIIEQVQKDIGMPIGVQTQFQGAAQAFQASLSSTLLLILAAVVTMYIVLGVLYESYIHPITILSTLPSAAVGALLALILSGNDLGMIAIIGIILLIGIVKKNAIMMIDFALDAERNQGMDPETAIYQAALLRFRPILMTTLAALFGAVPLMLATGSGAELRQPLGLVMVGGLLVSQVLTLFTTPVIYLYFDRLGRRWGRKPESVEAVEQP
- a CDS encoding efflux RND transporter permease subunit encodes the protein MNLSGPFIKRPVATMLLSLAIMLLGGVSFGLLPVSPLPQMDFPVIVVQASLPGASPEVMASTVATPLERSFGAIAGVNTMSSRSSQGSTRVILQFDLDRDINGAAREVQAAINASRNLLPSGMRSMPTYKKVNPSQAPIMVLSLTSDVLEKGQLYDLASTILSQSLSQVQGVGEVQIGGSSLPAVRIELEPQALNQYGVALDDVRNTIANANVRRPKGSVEDSQRLWQVQANDQLEKAKDYESLIIHYADGAALRLKDVAKVSDGVEDRYNSGFFNNDSAVLLVINRQAGANIIETVNEIKAQLPALQAVLPASVKLNLAMDRSPVIKATLHEAEMTLLIAVALVILVVFLFLGNFRASLIPTLAVPVSLVGTFAVMYLYGFSLNNLSLMALILATGLVVDDAIVVLENISRHIDEGVPPMKAAYLGAQEVGFTLLSMNVSLVAVFLSILFMGGIIESLFREFSITLAASIVVSLVVSLTLTPMLCARWLKPHVPGQENRLQRWSRQANEWLVGKYATSLDWVLRHRRLTLLSLLVTVGVNVALYVVVPKTLMPQQDTGQLIGFVRGDDGLSFSVMQPKMETFRRAVLKDEAVESVAGFIGGTNGTNNAFMLVRLKPIKERNISAQKVIERLRKEMPKVAGAQLMLMADQDLQFGGGREQTTSQYSYILQSADLGELREWYPKVVTALRALPELTAIDAREGRGAQQVTLIVDRDQAKRLGVDMNMVTAVLNNAYSQRQISTIYDSLNQYQVVMEVNPKYAQDPITLKQVQVITAAGARIPLSTIAHYENSLEDDRVSHEGQFASESISFDMAEGVTVEQGTAAIERAIARLGMPEDVIVKMAGTADAFAATQKSQPFMILGALVAVYLVLGVLYESYIHPLTILSTLPSAGVGALLSIYALGGEFSLISLLGLFLLIGVVKKNAILMIDLALQLERQQGMAPLESIRNACLQRLRPILMTTLAAILGALPLLLSRAEGAEMRQPLGLTIIGGLIFSQVLTLYTTPVVYLYLDKLRHRFNHWRGVRTDAALETPL
- a CDS encoding efflux transporter outer membrane subunit; this encodes MTDRSLYNLTAPMIAARGSRLLSLSLCVAMLSACAVGPDYQRPQTASPAQYKEAAGWRQANPSDSLARGAWWELYGDRQLNGLVEKLNASNQTVAQSEAQYRQAQALVRSARGAFFPTVDLTVGKNRSSQGTGSSNSSLTSSSSGIRDTYTAQAGVSWEADVWGKLRRGLEADTANAEASFADLAAMRLSQQSELVQNYLQLRVIDEQKRLLEATVEAYQRSLKMTENQYRAGVSGKDAVAQAQTQLKGTEADMVDLIWQRAQFENAIAVLVGLPPAEFSLVEINSIPALPQVPLSLPSQLLERRPDIASAERSVMAANANIGVAKAAYYPDLTLSLNGGYSSSTYSNWISLPNRFWSVGPQLAMTLFDGGQRSAEVDRSEAAYDETVAKYRQTVLDGFREVENYLVQLKVLQDEAVVRQQALDAARESLRLTQNQYKAGLIAYIDVVVTQAAALNNERSNLSLLQSRLIASVQLIAALGGGWDGQLQVSDNL